Proteins from one Lacrimispora sphenoides genomic window:
- a CDS encoding acyltransferase domain-containing protein: MIRHNIFSEDTQKAVASASAVFRSYPFFMSNYIWCKELLLKRKNPEHAAEAVELGIRHAKMLNLDAYLLPVVYIDWMLPEAIEEFKNQGIPEWVLLESMKDIEIWIKVYRRYHGDKVGLDQIEWVFRSISGRVRRFGSLQFEEVTYELPFLIYKNRQTGEYKALACPGLKVDQDGYFSGTNGRKFNRESETYVNVLKETVTGFSPDLKQGLLEMEKTVTLNLSDWELKLAPGEKAVAVHIPEGADLSPDKIDFALETAKEYYSGSLLVCDSWLLDPHLEAILPEKSRIISFMKRFNKMPLKVVQPQILERVLGFDCSMEKLENYPCSTSLQISLKKYLLGGKEMFTTAGFLPWK; this comes from the coding sequence ATGATAAGACACAATATATTTAGTGAAGATACTCAAAAGGCGGTTGCTTCTGCATCCGCCGTTTTCCGCAGTTATCCTTTTTTTATGAGTAATTACATATGGTGCAAGGAGCTTCTGCTGAAAAGAAAGAACCCGGAACACGCCGCAGAAGCGGTGGAGCTGGGGATCCGGCATGCGAAAATGCTGAACCTGGATGCTTATTTGCTTCCGGTCGTTTATATAGACTGGATGCTGCCGGAGGCTATTGAGGAATTTAAAAATCAGGGGATCCCGGAATGGGTTCTTCTGGAATCCATGAAGGATATAGAAATCTGGATTAAGGTTTACCGGAGATACCATGGGGATAAGGTGGGCCTTGATCAGATTGAGTGGGTGTTCCGGTCCATTTCCGGTAGGGTGCGTCGGTTTGGCAGCCTGCAGTTTGAGGAGGTGACTTATGAATTACCTTTCCTGATTTATAAAAACAGGCAGACCGGCGAATATAAGGCTTTGGCATGTCCTGGACTTAAAGTAGATCAGGATGGTTATTTTTCGGGGACCAATGGCAGAAAATTTAACAGGGAGTCCGAAACATATGTAAATGTTCTGAAAGAAACGGTGACTGGTTTTTCGCCGGATCTTAAGCAGGGATTGCTTGAGATGGAGAAAACGGTAACGCTTAATTTGTCTGATTGGGAGCTTAAACTGGCTCCGGGAGAAAAGGCGGTAGCAGTTCACATTCCGGAAGGGGCAGACCTTTCTCCTGATAAAATTGATTTTGCTTTGGAAACGGCAAAAGAATATTATTCAGGAAGCCTTCTGGTCTGTGACAGCTGGCTGCTGGATCCTCATCTGGAGGCTATTCTGCCGGAGAAAAGCCGGATTATAAGTTTTATGAAGCGCTTTAACAAAATGCCCTTAAAGGTGGTACAGCCCCAGATTCTGGAACGGGTTTTGGGGTTTGATTGTTCTATGGAAAAACTGGAGAATTACCCATGCAGCACCTCGCTGCAAATATCGTTAAAAAAATATCTTCTTGGAGGGAAGGAGATGTTTACCACAGCAGGCTTTCTGCCGTGGAAATGA
- a CDS encoding BadF/BadG/BcrA/BcrD ATPase family protein produces MKGYYAGLDIGGTNGRLKICGSDGEVLGEFTAPGCSLNTDGAEKSRLRYRDLVLPALQELHLKPGFCLGICVAASGIDSPSDEHDCRSSFEEMGFPHERLLVLNDCEVFLHMTEDPALVVISGTGSVCFGRDKKGSIYRTGGWNHIISDEGSGFDMGLKTLKAVGDDLSGRIKCPVLTPLIIKETGLDTLEKIDDFINANLMEKSEIARISLFAYQAAALGDHEAVRIHRECGDALWGLIRDTKAKMAGKSPEDKLNLWLWGSVLVKNDIIRSMVEAKVRVGLPGTEIGIPEMSALDTALKAARAQETERRTL; encoded by the coding sequence ATGAAAGGATATTATGCAGGATTGGATATTGGCGGAACCAATGGAAGGCTTAAAATCTGCGGTTCGGATGGAGAGGTACTTGGAGAATTTACAGCACCGGGCTGCAGTCTCAATACGGATGGGGCGGAGAAAAGCCGGCTTCGATACCGGGATCTGGTACTTCCGGCCCTTCAAGAACTTCATCTGAAACCGGGCTTCTGCCTGGGCATCTGTGTTGCAGCCAGCGGGATCGATTCTCCGTCTGATGAGCATGATTGCAGGTCCAGCTTTGAGGAGATGGGATTTCCTCATGAAAGGCTGCTGGTGTTAAATGACTGCGAGGTCTTTCTTCACATGACAGAGGATCCGGCTTTGGTAGTCATATCAGGGACCGGTTCGGTATGCTTTGGGAGAGATAAAAAAGGAAGTATCTATCGGACCGGCGGCTGGAATCACATCATTAGCGACGAGGGAAGCGGGTTTGACATGGGGCTAAAAACCTTAAAAGCAGTAGGAGATGATCTGTCCGGACGAATCAAATGTCCCGTTCTCACACCACTTATTATTAAGGAGACAGGGCTTGATACGCTGGAGAAAATAGATGATTTTATCAATGCCAATCTTATGGAAAAGTCTGAGATCGCCAGAATATCCTTGTTTGCATATCAGGCGGCAGCCCTTGGTGATCATGAAGCCGTTCGCATTCACCGGGAATGCGGGGATGCCTTGTGGGGGCTTATTCGGGATACGAAAGCAAAGATGGCTGGAAAGAGTCCTGAGGACAAGTTAAACCTCTGGCTCTGGGGCAGTGTACTGGTTAAAAATGATATAATCCGGAGTATGGTGGAAGCGAAGGTCCGGGTAGGACTGCCGGGCACTGAGATCGGGATACCAGAGATGAGTGCGCTGGATACGGCTCTTAAGGCTGCCAGGGCGCAGGAAACTGAAAGAAGAACTTTATAA
- a CDS encoding sodium-translocating pyrophosphatase, which produces MGNLSLFLIISILVSIFAFAFAVWLYRWVSAQPSSNQRVKEVGSYIRQGANTFLKKEYIVLSKFCAGAALLIFLFLPAPIWSGGTVLHNLTIVLAYLCGTVFSAVAGKIGIQVATIANIKTAEAAQRGGLKPSFLSAFRGGAVMGMAVVGSSLLGVTLVMMISGDSVALLGFSFGASSLALFAKAGGGIFTKTADISADLVGKVELGIPEDDPRNPAVIADNVGDNVGDVAGMGADLFDSNVASTVSALVMAIALSKKIGVDYAAMVFCYASLGLLSSIIGVMAARMGKKGDPTMALNMSTYITTGIFAVLTAGATIVFQFDWRIWGATAIGLFVGVIIGITSDYFTNDNKKPVRNVAKASESGPAFTILSGVSYGFLSVLPAMVGIGISAMISYNLCASIAPEDPTAGMFGISMAAVGMLSIVGMIISNDAYGPIADNARGLVEMGDLGDEALEITDSLDSAGNTVKAVTKGFAIAAAGLTIISLLGAFMSEVNDAAGTTVLTGFDIINPTVFFGMLVGASVPAIFSAMLMLGVDRNAQRMVSEIHRQFREIKGLKEGKPGVVPEYDKCIDIATNGALKELIPAGLVSILVTIVVGFVGGVESVGGYLAGNIISGLLLALFMSNSGGLWDNAKKYIEAGGNGGKGSEAHKAAVVGDTVGDPFKDTAGPSINTQITVVSLVASLMSSLFLAFSLF; this is translated from the coding sequence ATGGGTAATTTAAGCTTATTTCTAATCATTTCCATTCTTGTTTCTATTTTTGCGTTTGCTTTTGCAGTGTGGTTGTACCGCTGGGTATCTGCACAGCCATCTTCAAATCAACGGGTGAAAGAGGTTGGGAGCTACATCAGACAGGGGGCAAATACATTTTTAAAAAAAGAATACATTGTTTTATCAAAGTTTTGTGCGGGAGCAGCGCTTCTGATTTTTCTGTTCCTTCCGGCTCCCATCTGGAGCGGGGGCACGGTTTTACATAACCTTACCATTGTTCTGGCATACCTATGCGGAACTGTTTTTTCTGCCGTCGCTGGTAAAATAGGAATCCAGGTAGCTACCATAGCTAACATTAAGACGGCTGAAGCAGCTCAGAGAGGCGGCTTAAAGCCTTCTTTTCTGTCTGCCTTCCGTGGCGGTGCCGTTATGGGAATGGCAGTCGTGGGAAGCTCACTTTTAGGAGTGACTCTTGTTATGATGATAAGCGGAGATTCCGTTGCACTGTTGGGCTTTAGCTTTGGTGCCAGCTCCCTTGCTTTATTTGCCAAGGCAGGCGGCGGTATTTTTACAAAGACCGCGGATATCAGTGCAGATCTTGTTGGGAAGGTAGAACTTGGGATCCCTGAGGATGATCCCAGAAATCCGGCGGTAATTGCCGATAATGTTGGAGATAATGTAGGAGATGTTGCCGGAATGGGCGCAGATCTGTTCGATTCTAACGTGGCTTCCACAGTATCCGCCCTGGTTATGGCGATCGCTCTTAGCAAAAAGATAGGCGTCGACTATGCAGCCATGGTATTCTGCTACGCTTCTCTGGGACTTTTATCTTCGATCATTGGAGTTATGGCCGCCCGTATGGGAAAGAAGGGCGATCCTACCATGGCTCTTAATATGAGTACATATATTACCACCGGCATATTTGCCGTACTTACTGCCGGGGCAACAATCGTGTTTCAGTTTGACTGGCGTATCTGGGGAGCAACGGCTATAGGCTTATTTGTTGGTGTCATTATTGGAATTACCAGTGATTATTTTACAAACGATAATAAAAAACCTGTACGTAATGTTGCAAAGGCCTCTGAGTCAGGACCTGCATTCACCATTCTTTCCGGTGTTTCCTATGGTTTTTTAAGTGTACTGCCTGCTATGGTGGGAATCGGTATCTCCGCCATGATTTCCTATAACCTTTGCGCTTCCATCGCTCCTGAGGATCCTACTGCAGGAATGTTTGGAATTTCTATGGCCGCGGTTGGAATGCTTTCCATCGTCGGCATGATCATCTCCAATGATGCGTATGGTCCGATTGCCGATAATGCCAGAGGACTTGTGGAGATGGGAGATCTGGGAGATGAAGCACTTGAAATCACAGACTCGCTTGACAGCGCTGGAAATACAGTAAAAGCGGTAACAAAAGGATTTGCCATTGCGGCAGCCGGATTGACCATTATCTCCTTGCTTGGTGCATTTATGAGTGAGGTAAACGATGCGGCCGGTACTACAGTACTTACCGGATTTGATATTATTAATCCCACAGTATTTTTCGGAATGCTGGTAGGAGCTTCCGTTCCGGCTATTTTCTCTGCTATGCTGATGCTTGGGGTAGACCGCAATGCACAGAGAATGGTATCGGAAATCCACCGTCAGTTCAGGGAGATCAAGGGACTTAAGGAAGGCAAGCCGGGAGTGGTACCGGAATATGACAAATGCATTGATATCGCTACCAATGGTGCATTAAAGGAACTGATTCCTGCCGGACTCGTCAGCATTCTCGTGACCATTGTGGTCGGGTTTGTAGGCGGTGTTGAATCCGTCGGAGGATACCTTGCAGGCAATATTATCAGCGGTCTCCTGCTCGCCCTGTTTATGAGCAATTCCGGAGGGCTGTGGGATAATGCAAAGAAATACATTGAGGCCGGAGGAAATGGAGGAAAAGGAAGTGAAGCCCATAAGGCTGCTGTAGTAGGGGATACGGTGGGTGATCCCTTCAAGGATACAGCTGGCCCGTCCATCAATACACAGATAACGGTGGTTTCTCTGGTTGCTTCTTTGATGTCTTCCTTATTTTTGGCATTTTCCCTGTTTTGA